AATGAGACCTGGGAAGAGAAACTGCGAAAGACTGAGGCAATCCGCATGGAGAGGTCAGTATTGGCAAACTGTCTACTCTCTTCCAtcctgtgtcctgtgtgtgcCTCCACCCCTCTGTCAGCTCGTCTGTGCCTTGTCAGTGTGAGACGaccctccccacccccctcatagctttgtctctgtcttttcacccctctgtgctgtctgtctcactttcttcACCTATCTGTCTCATTTCCCCTGCACTCATTCTGTCTATTTTCCTTCCCTTCTGTGTTGTCACACTCTGCTGCACAAACACCCTTTCTCCTTGTTACCCACTCATCTGTGGCTGCAAGCGTCAACTGTGTTACTGTCTGTCCGTCCATTGAGTCTCACTGGTGCCAATCTCTGCCTGTTGTTATACCACAAACCACTTGCTGTAATGTTGCACATGATAACTTTTTATCCTCTGTCTCTTATCAACTCAAAGGCTCTTTGCTGAAGAAATATATCCAGAATTAAAGTATATGTTTCTCTTTAGAGTAGAATATAAGCAACACATTGTGTGAGCGCACTGcttgattaaatgttttatcaatTATATAGTATTATTTCGGAGTCTAcacatgttttttcttcaccACAGGGAGGCCTTGCTTGCAGAGATGGGTGTGGCAATTCGTGAAGATGGTGGCACTTTAGGGGTCTTCTCTCCTAAAAAGGTAGGACAGATACAAGACACAAGATGTTGATAGCGGTGGTCATATTTCCCGTGGGTGGTGATGTACACCCTTCCACAATCACTTCCACACATCTGTGAACCCTCCCTGTACCATCACTGTTTTTTCTCATCGGTCTTTCCACTCTTTATCTCCTTCCTTCACACACTCAGCTAAGCCATGAAATGCCATTTGATGAGCAGTTTGACTGTTTTCCCCCCAAGGTTTGTTTGATTGAAGTAGAAGACCTTTCCTGAACTAGATGTAGCCCCCACaactgagtttagtttagtctttAATAGTGATAGTGATATAACTACATAAACATGTtctcatgtttaaatatttacttttaactACAGTGCGGAACATgcatgacatttcatttttaccCCGTCTTGTTACATTGACGGGGTAACATACGTGAGCTTGTTctatctttaaaatgaaaagggtTGTATTAAGAGTTGATAAGTGATTCTGTATTTAAGCTTCTTTGAAGTTAAAGTTATGTTTGAATATAATACTTGACTCTGAGTAGATTATTCAGAACTTTCCTTTAGCTGCTTAGAGCTATAAGAGCTGTCATGAGGcttaaaatttaattaaattacatgCAATGTATATTCCCTTTACTCTCCGTGCCTCTTCTGCATCCTTCAGTAGAGGAAGCACTGTGTGACAGCAACATGAAGTAGACGTGCTGGTGtgattgtgaaaaaaaaaagctttagtATCTTTTATCTTGGACTGTTGCAGCACCAGCCTATCACTAGATCACgcgagcccccccccccccccccccccattttcCATTTGTTCACATCCATTTGTcttccattcatttctttttctctcttttcacttgCTGCGACACCTCAACATTTTGTTGAGAAGCCTTGTGATCTTTATACAGACTTTAATGGGGTGTTTTCCCCAAAAAAGGTTGGTGGTCTGGTGGAGTAGCTCCTAGCATTGTAGCGTTGCAGTGATGTATCATGCTCAGGAGGCGTCAGCTCTGTGACAATGTCACCATTTCTGCCATGCACTGACAGATCAATAGTGTTTGAGGTGACACTATGctaatttaattttaagttttGGTATACTTTCAAGACTGTTCAATATTGATGAGAGTTGTGAAACTTTTTATGAACTGTCTACCTCCTATGTTTCATCTGTAGACTCCACACTTGGTTAACCTGAATGAGGATCCTCTCATGTCAGAGTGTCTGCTCTACTACATCAAAGATGGGATAACAAGGTAACCATGACTTGAATGATGACACTGAAATGTTGCAGAGGATGTGGAAAAGTATGGAATTTTTCACAGACAGGGTCTCTCAAAAACtactctgtatttatttattttttctcttttgatgtTGAGCAAGAGGGACTTTCAGAGTCACGGGGAACTAGCTTAAAATCTGCCACTGATCAAAGAGTTTCACTGTCTAAAGTTACTTTCCTCCCCTCTTTGTCCTTTGGGCCCTCTCAATGGACTATTCCTGTTGAGTATTTTGTTACAATTTCGCCCCAGGGGGATGATAATAGATGACGGAATCACAGACGAAGGAAACTACAGTGCTTCAGAAGCGCTGCTTTCAACAAGTAATGGTCTAAAGGTTCCGTTTAACTTCTGCCATTGAATTTTTGTCGAAATGGCTGTCAATACAATGAGATGGCAGTGTTTGTTCACTCAAAATGGCCTCTGCAATTGTTTCAGGGTTGGTCAGGCCGATGCTGAAAGACGACAGGACATTGTTTTAAGTGGTGCTCATATCAAGGAGGAGCACTGTATCTTCCGCAGTGAGAGGAATGCCAATGGAGATGGTGAGGCACCATATTATGGTATTGATTTGGTGTATGTAAGGACGTGTACTGAATATCTGGATTATTTTGAATTATACTGAATATAGTAAGAAAGAAGATACCTGATACCTTTGGTCCCTAAATACCTCCAAAAGCAACCATTGACACTTTGTCAGTGGGTAAAACTCATCTTCTCTTGCTAATGGAAACAGTATGCCCTAAATATCAGTAATCTCTACACGACACATTTATCGACATATTTATCTCTTATTATTCATTGAACTGAATGATGATGAGCTTTTCAAAATGAGTCACTGATGAcggtgctgtgtgtttttgctgaagTTATCGTCATGCTGGTGCCCTGTGAGGGATCAGAAACCTACGTCAATGGCAAACGTGTTGAGGATGCAATCCAGCTCCGTTCAGGTACATATCTCATTTATGTAATGCTGTAAATGTGATGTCTGTGTTATCTATGTAGGCCAAGAAAAGATGACTGATTTCCTAATGACTATAGATAATTGAATTCATGTAATGGGTTTTTTCTTGGACTTCATAAATCATAATTGAACAAGCAGAATATCACAAAGAGTGATTTTTCACGGTGCATCAAAAGTTGGAGGGCTCAAATCTTTCAGTACTGATGGAGTACTCATGTTGTACACGCTAATTTCTGCCACACATGTGCCCCACCTTCTTACAGGTAACCGTATCATTATGGGAAAGAACCATGTGTTCCGGTTCAACCACCCGGAGCAGGCCAGAGCTGAAAGGGAGAAGACGCCATCTGCCGAAACCCCCGTGGAGCCGGTGGATTGGACATTTGCTCAGAGGGAGCTTCTGGAGAAGCAGGGCATCGACATGAagcaggagatggagaagaggtATCCTCTTAgtgataattaaattaatatccAGTAGTCTAATAGTCTGCTTCAAATATAGATTGTACagtatatcatattttattatttatgatatagGCTCACTGAAATGGAAATCTTGTAcaaaaaggagaaggaagaagcGGACCAACTTCTGGAACAACAGCGACTGGTGAGTTCAATTAAGCTTAAACAAACCCACTTTGTGAATTTTATGGCCTCAGTCTGTTTTTGTAATCATGTTAGACGAGTAAGTGCAGAGTGGGTTTAAtagatattaaatataatttattgaTGCTATATTTTAAGGCAGCTTCTTGAGTGtgtgatattttgtgtgtgaaatataattCAGGATATCTTTGATACATGTGCAAATCAAAGTTAAAGCATGGTTTATATTGTCAATTGGAaatatagtttttgttttttggatttcaTTTTGGTCAATTTAAATCTGACTAGTACTAATTCTCACTCTGAGCTCTCAcacttttgaaatgtgtttgtgtgtgcgtgtctgtgtgtgtgtgagagaaacacACTTTTTTACTCTTAGCGCATGTCTGTTCTTCTTGCATGGAAGTTTTTCTGGTTTGGGACAGATGAGCTTTTACTCGCCTTCCTCTTGagttttaacagatttttttctgtagcAATTTGATTGAGTGAGAATTAGATTGTAAAGCTTTCCCCTTTCCAAAGCCCTATTTCCACTTTTTCTTGTGTCTTCTATAGTGGATCTGAATCTTGCAAAACAGCAATTTACAGCTAAAGTTGATATTAATCaaaaattcatttaaatctgaCTGAAtattggtcaatattgaaaCACATTGCCTCGTTTTAATACTGCGGTGCTGCTTTTGCATGGTTCATGTTAATAGCATGTTTTCTTAACTCCTTCAGTACTGGTTCTGGACTAAGTTGCAGTGTTTGCTGTTGAGCTGGTCAACTTTGAAGTGGCTGTTGATTTGCTTGGATTAGATTTCTATTCTAGTTTTCTTGCTCTATTTTGTCCTGAGTTTCATCTCTTCAATGCAGTTGCTGACATGTACAATGCATTGTGATAACAACAATTCCTGCTGTAGTTTTTTGACAGATAGTGACAATGTGGTTTCTCATTGACTTCTTTGACTACCTCTGTTTGCTAGCCTTACCTGGCATTTGTGCAGCACACTGAGGGCACGGCTCAACAACACTGCTTACAGTTGAATCAATGAATCACAGACCTCTTCCATACTCTGGTGGTTTTTATGTGCAGAGTTACAGGAATAGGGTTCAGGCTCCCCACATGTCCAATTCTAGCCATAGATATAGTATCATACACAAGATCTGAATTATCAAATGGTTGTGATCTGTAATGTACTTTGTCTACAAAAAAATGAGAAACTGCATTTCTTTCCGACTAACATCTTTCTTGTAGTGGATTAACACGTACCCTCActtctgcctctcctctctacTGGCTTTCAACTGCAAGGACACTCTGTCTTCTAACTCACCGCTAATACTAAACCACTCAAACCTTCTGGATTAAAGGGGGAAAGCTCCAAAATCCATCTACATGCATGCCACTCTAGCATGTGTTGGGATCCAGCtttcaaatcacaaaaaaattcaattaaGAAGAGGAATAtcacaaaacaatacaaaagtGCTCCAATCAGCAACTATCCTCTATTGATATTTCTTTTCTAATCATAATAGACATGCTTTACCTTTACTTTTAATATCAATATGCAACATTGGGAACAATATCCCCATCCTTGTTTTTACAAcaagtaaatgttttaaagaattaaaattTATAGAAGATCCATGTCACCATTTCACTAGAGAAAATATGAGAACGATAAACTGACAAGAAAGTCAATGGAAGCCACTGTTTGTTggattttcatttgtttttctatctttattttacataattCTGGGAATGTGCATAATGTGCATGTTGCCATACATCTTGTACAGTAATGATGtatgcaaaacatttaaatgacatatTTGCAGTGTTAAGAGTCGTCTTTGATAAATATCCTAAATCTTAAAATTCTGAGCCGCAAAATTCTGTCTTTAACTTCGACTTTACTAATGGTTGAAGTTCCCATGTTGCATATTCATatcttttattcattctttttaaaaagccatcCTTTCATCCTCTCTTTGATTTCCCATtttaatttctcctttttttgggAACCATTTGGtttgtttcctgtgttgttttctcAAGGATGGAGACTCTGATAGTGGGGATGACTCTGATAAGAGGTCTTGTGAAGAGAGCTGGAGGCTGATCACTTCCTTGAGGGAAAAGCTGCCCCCCAGCAAGCTACAAACCATAGTGAAAAAGTGTGGATTACCTAGCAGTGGGAAGCGAAGAGAGCCAGTTAAAATGTACCAGATCCCTCAGCGGCGTCGCATCACCAAGGACTCCAAGTGGGTGACCATCTCTGACCTGAAGATCCAGGCAGTCAAAGAAATTTGTTATGAAGTGGCGCTCAATGACTTCCGCCACACACGGCAGGAAATTGAGGCACTGGCTATTGTAAAGATGAAGGAGCTCTGTGCTAGTTACAGCAAGAAGGACCCCAACGAGCGGGACTCGTGGAGGGCAGTGGCTCGGGATGTTTGGGACACTGTAGGAGTCGGTGATGAGCGCATTGAGGATGTCATTAGCAATGGGTCTCGACCAGGAGGGGCTGTCATGGATGACCTAAAGGTGCACATTGATAAACTTGAGGACATCTTGCATGAGGTgaagaaacaaaataacatgaagGACGAGGAAATCCGTGCTCTCAGGAACAAGATGGTCAAAATGGAGAAGGTCCTTCCGCTCATCACCCCAGAGGGCAAAGAAAAGCCTCCCAGCGAAGCCCCTTCTACTAATACTTCTGTAACTCCAAGCCTGCGAGAAGGAAAACCTCCTGTTCCTACAAAGCCTGATGAAGAAGATGTAGATTCACAAACAGGCCAAAGTGCAGGAGATGACTCCACCCTAAAGCGAGGAGGCCACATGCGCTGGATGCGCCAAGAGCAGATACGCCTCAAGAACCTTCAGCAGCAAGAGATCTCAAAGCAGCTCCGCCGGAATACCGGACCACATCGCTTTATACCTCCAGAAGACCGCAAGCTACGCTTCCCCTTCAAAAGTAACCCTAAGCACCGCAACTCATGGAGCCCTGGTACTCATATCATAATAACAGATGAGCAGGTCATTGAGCTAAAGGTGCCTAAAGAagctgtagaagaagaagagggagaaagcCAGGCTGAAGAGGGAGTATGTTCTAGAGAACAAATGGCTGCTTCAGTTATCCAAGTCACTCCCCCATTGCCAAGCCCAGCAGTCATGCACAGAAGCAAAGACTTGGAGCAAGGTTTAAACCAGGGTCACAGACATAACTATAGGAACAACCAACATCAGCAGCCACACGAACGAGGCCGCAGCAACTCTTTTAATCACCGCCAGCGGCCCTCTGGCTCCATGGAGTCACTGCAGCAGTCTGAAAGCAATAGGAGGCACTCGCAGGTTTTCTACCAGCCCCGACAACATCAGAACCAGCCAGCACATCCCCAGCCACACTATCAACAACAGCCTTGCCATTATAATGGCATGATGTATACAGATGGCAGATTCAGTGGCTACCAGCAGTACCATCACACTGACCACGCTAACCATCCAATCAACTTTCAGGCACCTCCGCGAATGCGCAGGCAATTGTCTGCTCCTAATCTAAAAGCCAGCAGAGAGACAACAGTCTGAGTGGGACTTGTGGAATGAGGAACTAGTTTGATATACTTTTAGTAGGCAAACACATTACAGATCACAACAGCTCAGAAACATGTGTCAGACAGCTAAAACTGACTGTGACTTTTGCACTTGATCGGTGTGTCATTGGTTGACCCAAAAGTATTGTatgtattataaaaaaaagacattttatcatcatcatcctcatcttaATATATGCCGTTTTATCAGTTTTTGCTGCATCGTGTGTGCTGTCATCACTATCATTGGGAGAGCTGTCATAAGGAATTGAAGCCAACAGATGATAAAGGGACTGTTCAGAAGAGACATGCCATGCTCtactgtttcatttttcagcatGTGTGACAATTCATCAATCATGCTTTGATTTGCCAAAATTATCTTCATGGTTGAATTTCTGAGTTTACATCTTTGCCTTTTTTAGTGTTGATTTATCATGAATGTTTTAGCCACTACAGTATGAACACATCGAAGTGActacttttcattttgttttgtttgtttgtttgttttttagcccAAATTtggaactgaaaaaaatgaaacaccctatatttatttatgttccATGTTACTGAATGTTAGGATGAAAAAATCAGTACATTTTGTGTTGTACCtcataaaactgtcaaactagcATTGGCCTAGATCTGGAATCAAAAGACCAgtaagttggacattttaaaatagattATAAAATAACTTGATGCACTAGTCAATTGTGTGACTGCCTTTTAAATAGACTGACAAAAAGAGATGTTCAAAAAGTGCCTTTTTGAAGGTGTGCACTAACTATTAATCCTGCTGTGCATTTAGacatgttttccttctttttaatTCAGTGCTCATGCACAAGGGTTCAGCTAACATTTGCAAAGGAATCTTAGCTAACCACACTAACGTTTTAGTGGTAACATACTGATTTATTCAAATTCTAAGTAAGCCACTTGATCTCTTAATCCCAAgctttctatttttaatgtatttcaaGTATATAAATGCCACCTACctgtatttcagtattttgcACTTCATCATAGATAGATATGCTGTGTAATTAATTAGTTAAGACATGTGTTAGGAAATACTCTATacataaactgtatttttttttaaatatccatTACAAactacattttatatatttgttctCTCCTGGATGACTACATAAATAATTCTCTCTGAATCCTGGTTTACTAAAGACACAATCAAATCTGAAAATTTCTACGCTGAAAATGCTAGGAGATGCACAACATTTTTATCTAAGTTTCACTGTAACCAGTCCAGAATGTTCAAATAATTTCCCTCTATAAACCACACATCATAAGCTGAGCTCGGtcttaaaattacattttgggTTTGTGGTTCACTGAGTAAGCACAGAGTTCACCGTGTTTCGATTGGATGTCCCACAGAGTGTTGTCATGGTTCCCAAAGACTCGCCTTAGAAAATGTTGGAGCGAGGACAAAGACTTGAAGTGTTTGCATAATGTCGTTCGGGAGAACTCTCCATGTCAGATGACATTTTGAGAACTGCCTCATTTTAGCTGCATCAAATACCGTTTTCACACATCCTGGATAGATCTATCAGAGTCCTGAAATCAGTCGCCCGTGCCTCTGGGCTTTATCTGATGCTTATTTGAATTAGCAGCAAGTCTGCCTGTCAATCTTTCTTTTCCTTGCTGCATTCATAGCTTTAAAATTTTGTGTTAATTATTACACAAAACCAGATGGCCTTCAAATCCATTTAGAGAAACAGTGATACTGCAGCATGGAAGAGACCGTTTGAGGACTATCAAAaactgaatgatgaaatgattttctgtgttttatactATGAGTTTTGACAGTATATATTCTGCCTTACTatgctgtaacaaaaaaaccAAATGATATAATGACATATGCAAGCCTAGTCTCTCCACCCTACGCCTCATGTCTTTGACTATCTTTGCATGCAATAGCTTACATTTCCTCATGCCTAATAAATGCTTcattaacaaatgttatttaacGTATGCACTGGTGGTGCTGATGGCAACCGGGTAAGCTGGAAAGTATACAACATCAAATAGACAATGTACTGTTCCTTTttgaaatatacatatatgtcAGTGTTGGGTCTCTATTCAAAGTGTCCGTTGAGTGTTGTGCGTCTGCTTTGACTCTGCAATATCAAGTGCCTCATTGTGGCTGTGTACCAAGTTGTGTTGCTCCTTAATCAAGCACCTTGTGCAAACATACAGTGAATATGTGAACAATTGTgatcatacatttaaaaaagaaaaaaaaagaagtatatACTGAATCCCTGTGTTGCTGGAGGTTTATTTTCAAACTatgactgaaataaaatgacatgctCCAAGTGCAGTTATTTGTTATATATGGGTgctatttgtttttccactgccAGTAAACCAGTTTAGGGACAGATTCAGATACCCACATATACACACTACACAAGAGTGAGCATATGAGACACTTTACAACACCTCAGGTCAGGTAAAGGTCCttaagtttaattttaattaaagtaGTGCCCATTATGATAACTATTATCTTCAAAACGCTATCCATACAAGTTACAAGAAGCCTTATTAGCCATTTTTGTTGTCATGCTACATCATGAGTGTCACATATTTGCAATATGTCATGAATTTGTTTGCATTTGCTTCATCCCATTAACATGACTTCAGGCATTAAATTTGAGAGTTTtagatattcatgttttgaaaTTGCTCCAAATACTATACTCACACAGTTCATTATGGTACTCATTGTGACGACATTCAGTAAAAGTGCTTACTGGCTCTTCAAAGGctgtttcatttgaaagaaGTCAG
The sequence above is drawn from the Larimichthys crocea isolate SSNF chromosome XV, L_crocea_2.0, whole genome shotgun sequence genome and encodes:
- the kif1b gene encoding kinesin-like protein KIF1B isoform X11 yields the protein MSGASVKVAVRVRPFNSREMSKESKCIIQMQGNTTTISNPKAPKEPAKTFSFDYSYWSHTTPEDPSFASQNLVYNDIGKEMLAHAFEGYNVCIFAYGQTGAGKSYTMMGKQEEGQEGIIPMLCEDLFEKINEDTNKEELSYSVEVSYMEIYCERVRDLLNPKNKGNLRVREHPLLGPYVEDLSKLAVTSYTDIADLMDAGNKARTVAATNMNETSSRSHAVFTIVFTQKKHDSETDLSTEKVSKISLVDLAGSERADSTGAKGTRLKEGANINKSLTTLGKVISALAEVSKKKKKSDFIPYRDSVLTWLLRENLGGNSRTAMVAALSPADINYDETLSTLRYADRAKNIKCNAVINEDPNNKLVRDLKDEVARLKELLRAQGLGDILDIDPMGDDCPGSGIKSPIGSLTASPSSGSLCSQVGLQSVTSIQERIMSTPGGEEAIERLKESEKIIAELNETWEEKLRKTEAIRMEREALLAEMGVAIREDGGTLGVFSPKKTPHLVNLNEDPLMSECLLYYIKDGITRVGQADAERRQDIVLSGAHIKEEHCIFRSERNANGDVIVMLVPCEGSETYVNGKRVEDAIQLRSGNRIIMGKNHVFRFNHPEQARAEREKTPSAETPVEPVDWTFAQRELLEKQGIDMKQEMEKRLTEMEILYKKEKEEADQLLEQQRLDGDSDSGDDSDKRSCEESWRLITSLREKLPPSKLQTIVKKCGLPSSGKRREPVKMYQIPQRRRITKDSKWVTISDLKIQAVKEICYEVALNDFRHTRQEIEALAIVKMKELCASYSKKDPNERDSWRAVARDVWDTVGVGDERIEDVISNGSRPGGAVMDDLKVHIDKLEDILHEVKKQNNMKDEEIRALRNKMVKMEKVLPLITPEGKEKPPSEAPSTNTSVTPSLREGKPPVPTKPDEEDVDSQTGQSAGDDSTLKRGGHMRWMRQEQIRLKNLQQQEISKQLRRNTGPHRFIPPEDRKLRFPFKSNPKHRNSWSPGTHIIITDEQVIELKVPKEAVEEEEGESQAEEGVCSREQMAASVIQVTPPLPSPAVMHRSKDLEQGLNQGHRHNYRNNQHQQPHERGRSNSFNHRQRPSGSMESLQQSESNRRHSQVFYQPRQHQNQPAHPQPHYQQQPCHYNGMMYTDGRFSGYQQYHHTDHANHPINFQAPPRMRRQLSAPNLKASRETTV
- the kif1b gene encoding kinesin-like protein KIF1B isoform X10, whose translation is MSGASVKVAVRVRPFNSREMSKESKCIIQMQGNTTTISNPKAPKEPAKTFSFDYSYWSHTTPEDPSFASQNLVYNDIGKEMLAHAFEGYNVCIFAYGQTGAGKSYTMMGKQEEGQEGIIPMLCEDLFEKINEDTNKEELSYSVEVSYMEIYCERVRDLLNPKNKGNLRVREHPLLGPYVEDLSKLAVTSYTDIADLMDAGNKARTVAATNMNETSSRSHAVFTIVFTQKKHDSETDLSTEKVSKISLVDLAGSERADSTGAKGTRLKEGANINKSLTTLGKVISALAEVDNCTSKSKKKKKSDFIPYRDSVLTWLLRENLGGNSRTAMVAALSPADINYDETLSTLRYADRAKNIKCNAVINEDPNNKLVRDLKDEVARLKELLRAQGLGDILDIDPMGDDCPGSGIKSPIGSLTASPSSGSLCSQVGLQSVTSIQERIMSTPGGEEAIERLKESEKIIAELNETWEEKLRKTEAIRMEREALLAEMGVAIREDGGTLGVFSPKKTPHLVNLNEDPLMSECLLYYIKDGITRVGQADAERRQDIVLSGAHIKEEHCIFRSERNANGDVIVMLVPCEGSETYVNGKRVEDAIQLRSGNRIIMGKNHVFRFNHPEQARAEREKTPSAETPVEPVDWTFAQRELLEKQGIDMKQEMEKRLTEMEILYKKEKEEADQLLEQQRLDGDSDSGDDSDKRSCEESWRLITSLREKLPPSKLQTIVKKCGLPSSGKRREPVKMYQIPQRRRITKDSKWVTISDLKIQAVKEICYEVALNDFRHTRQEIEALAIVKMKELCASYSKKDPNERDSWRAVARDVWDTVGVGDERIEDVISNGSRPGGAVMDDLKVHIDKLEDILHEVKKQNNMKDEEIRALRNKMVKMEKVLPLITPEGKEKPPSEAPSTNTSVTPSLREGKPPVPTKPDEEDVDSQTGQSAGDDSTLKRGGHMRWMRQEQIRLKNLQQQEISKQLRRNTGPHRFIPPEDRKLRFPFKSNPKHRNSWSPGTHIIITDEQVIELKVPKEAVEEEEGESQAEEGVCSREQMAASVIQVTPPLPSPAVMHRSKDLEQGLNQGHRHNYRNNQHQQPHERGRSNSFNHRQRPSGSMESLQQSESNRRHSQVFYQPRQHQNQPAHPQPHYQQQPCHYNGMMYTDGRFSGYQQYHHTDHANHPINFQAPPRMRRQLSAPNLKASRETTV
- the kif1b gene encoding kinesin-like protein KIF1B isoform X12 — encoded protein: MSGASVKVAVRVRPFNSREMSKESKCIIQMQGNTTTISNPKAPKEPAKTFSFDYSYWSHTTPEDPSFASQNLVYNDIGKEMLAHAFEGYNVCIFAYGQTGAGKSYTMMGKQEEGQEGIIPMLCEDLFEKINEDTNKEELSYSVEVSYMEIYCERVRDLLNPKNKGNLRVREHPLLGPYVEDLSKLAVTSYTDIADLMDAGNKARTVAATNMNETSSRSHAVFTIVFTQKKHDSETDLSTEKVSKISLVDLAGSERADSTGAKGTRLKEGANINKSLTTLGKVISALAEVSKKKKKSDFIPYRDSVLTWLLRENLGGNSRTAMVAALSPADINYDETLSTLRYADRAKNIKCNAVINEDPNNKLVRDLKDEVARLKELLRAQGLGDILDTPIGSLTASPSSGSLCSQVGLQSVTSIQERIMSTPGGEEAIERLKESEKIIAELNETWEEKLRKTEAIRMEREALLAEMGVAIREDGGTLGVFSPKKTPHLVNLNEDPLMSECLLYYIKDGITRVGQADAERRQDIVLSGAHIKEEHCIFRSERNANGDVIVMLVPCEGSETYVNGKRVEDAIQLRSGNRIIMGKNHVFRFNHPEQARAEREKTPSAETPVEPVDWTFAQRELLEKQGIDMKQEMEKRLTEMEILYKKEKEEADQLLEQQRLDGDSDSGDDSDKRSCEESWRLITSLREKLPPSKLQTIVKKCGLPSSGKRREPVKMYQIPQRRRITKDSKWVTISDLKIQAVKEICYEVALNDFRHTRQEIEALAIVKMKELCASYSKKDPNERDSWRAVARDVWDTVGVGDERIEDVISNGSRPGGAVMDDLKVHIDKLEDILHEVKKQNNMKDEEIRALRNKMVKMEKVLPLITPEGKEKPPSEAPSTNTSVTPSLREGKPPVPTKPDEEDVDSQTGQSAGDDSTLKRGGHMRWMRQEQIRLKNLQQQEISKQLRRNTGPHRFIPPEDRKLRFPFKSNPKHRNSWSPGTHIIITDEQVIELKVPKEAVEEEEGESQAEEGVCSREQMAASVIQVTPPLPSPAVMHRSKDLEQGLNQGHRHNYRNNQHQQPHERGRSNSFNHRQRPSGSMESLQQSESNRRHSQVFYQPRQHQNQPAHPQPHYQQQPCHYNGMMYTDGRFSGYQQYHHTDHANHPINFQAPPRMRRQLSAPNLKASRETTV